The genomic segment CGCCCGGGTCGATGCCGAGCTCCTCGCGGGCGTGGATCTCCAGGGCCTGCTCGGGGTCCTTGGACAGCTGGCGGGCGACCTCGCGGGCCAGGTCGGGCTCGACGCCGCGCGAGACGTACAGCTCGGCGAGCTCCCGCTCCTCGTCCTGCGGGTGCTTGCGCAGCTCGCGCCGCTCCACGTCCAGCTCGGCCTGGACGAGCTCGCGCTGCGACGCCACCGAGGTGTACTCGCCCGCCGCCATCGAGAAGGCGCCCGCGGCGAGCCCCGCGAGACCGGTGATGACGATGGTCTCCCGCGACACGGCGCCGCCCGCGACGCCGGTCATCAGCGCGAGGTTGGAGACGAGCCCGTCCATCGCCCCGAAGACCGCGGGACGCAGCCAGCCGCCGTTCACATCGCGGTG from the Streptomyces venezuelae genome contains:
- a CDS encoding VIT1/CCC1 transporter family protein, whose translation is MAIIETEAALHEAHRDNHTHRDVNGGWLRPAVFGAMDGLVSNLALMTGVAGGAVSRETIVITGLAGLAAGAFSMAAGEYTSVASQRELVQAELDVERRELRKHPQDEERELAELYVSRGVEPDLAREVARQLSKDPEQALEIHAREELGIDPGDLPSPTVAAVSSFGSFALGALLPVLPYLLGATVLWPALMLAFIGLFACGAVVAKVTARSWWFSGLRQLALGGAAAGVTYALGSLFGTAAG